A single Plasmodium yoelii strain 17X genome assembly, chromosome: 10 DNA region contains:
- a CDS encoding zinc finger Ran-binding domain-containing protein 2, putative — translation MEDHKYSDKRDSEDWICTDEKCRNVNSYKRMYCSQCNRVRPKKTIKKNPKQILFKTNDWKCDDCGNINWAKREKCNICGKSKYTKKINDFKPNKEIRTGKGGGHYDIQGNNERRAHDSEDEEFDEFGRRKKRKLPNNEGKDSKAQTENSSTRNYNNYSNNKDIANKNYAHKKRRTSSHSRSDSTSSYKNSRENSYSNDDDKKIKNYKYGSKKYDNNSKDNYKYNDRKYDNKKKYSYSSKYNDNKYDEDKSDDSRKNNYYRKGYRKD, via the exons ATGGAAGACCATAAATATTCAG ACAAAAGGGATTCAGAGGATTGGATATGCACAGATGAAAA atGTCGAAATGTAAACTCATACAAGAGAATGTATTGTAGCCAATGTAATCGAGTCAGGCCAAAGAAAACGA taaaaaaaaacccTAAACAGATATTGTTTAAGACGAATGATTGGAAATGTGATGATTGTGGTAATATAAACTGGGctaaaagagaaaaatgtaatatatgtGGTAAAagtaaatatacaaaaaaaataaatgattttaaaccaaataaagaaataagaACAGGAAAGGGAGGAGGACATTATGATATCCAAGGTAATAATGAAAGAAGAGCCCACGATTCAGAAGATGAGGAATTTGATGAATTTGGACGTCGAAAGAAAAGAAAACTACCAA ATAATGAGGGAAAAGACTCCAAAGCACAAACTGAAAATTCTTCTACgagaaattataataattatagtaataacaaagatatagcaaataaaaattacGCACATAAAAAACGTCGTACATCTTCACATTCAAGAAGTGATTCCACCAGCtcttataaaaatagtagaGAAAATAGTTATAgcaatgatgatgataaaaaaataaaaaattataaatatggaagtaaaaaatatgataataacaGTAAAGATAATTATAAGTACAATGATAGGAAATATgataataagaaaaaatatagctatagtagtaaatataatgacaataaatatgatgaagATAAGTCTGATGATAGCcggaaaaataattattacagAAAAGGATATAGGAAAGATTAG
- a CDS encoding Flap endonuclease-1, which produces MGIKGLTKFIADTAPNAIKEIKIENLMGRVVAIDASMSLYQFIIAIRDGDQYGNLMNESGETTSHISGLMSRTIKLMENGLKPIYVFDGAPPELKGSELEKRGEKRQKAEELLIKAKAEGNLEEIKKQSGRTVRVTKKQNEEAKKLLTLMGIPVIESPCEAEAQCAFLTKYEMAHATATEDADALVFGTKILIRNLNANASSNKNKNKNSSKRGYILTEINLEQVLKGLKLTMDEFIDFCILCGCDYCDTIKGIGSKTAYNLIKEYNCIENIIKNIDQNKYQVPANFKYVEARQSFINPKVLEKSEVKIDWCEPKIEELKTFLIKEHNFNEVRVTNYITRLLKARKVTTQRRLDTFFTTCTKKSTKLIIEESQKEVLKTKGKGKKREINNDSSTKLNAKKKKTNVKDEKKNNEKVDELKNKSDENLVKDEEDDQDDYDQNIFDEKTNSESGNIKNENVKEDVSSNDITMDIPKCTNDIVC; this is translated from the coding sequence ATGGGAATTAAAGGGTTAACCAAATTTATCGCGGACACTGCTCCAAATGCGATTAAAGagataaaaatagaaaactTAATGGGAAGAGTAGTAGCAATTGACGCATCCATGTCTTTGTATCAATTTATAATAGCAATTAGAGATGGAGATCAATATGGCAATTTAATGAACGAGTCAGGTGAAACGACTTCACACATATCTGGTTTAATGTCAAGaactataaaattaatggaAAATGGATTAAAACCAATTTATGTTTTTGATGGAGCTCCACCTGAATTAAAGGGTTCGGAATTAGAAAAAAGAGGAGAGAAAAGGCAAAAAGCCgaagaattattaataaaagcAAAAGCAGAAGGAAATttagaagaaataaaaaaacaaagtgGAAGAACAGTAAGAgtaacaaaaaaacaaaatgaagaagcaaaaaaattattaacattaaTGGGGATACCTGTTATTGAAAGCCCATGCGAAGCTGAAGCACAATGTGcatttttaacaaaatatgaaatgGCACATGCAACTGCTACTGAAGATGCAGATGCGTTAGTTTTTGGAactaaaatattaataagaaACTTAAATGCCAATGCGTcgtcaaataaaaataaaaataaaaattctaGCAAAAGaggatatatattaacagaAATAAACTTAGAACAAGTATTAAAAGGATTAAAATTAACAATGGATGAATTTATAGATTTTTGTATTCTTTGTGGATGTGATTATTGTGATACTATAAAAGGTATAGGATCTAAAACCgcttataatttaataaaagagTATAATTgtattgaaaatattattaaaaatattgaccaaaataaatatcaagTACCTGCTAATTTTAAGTATGTAGAAGCTAGACAATCATTTATTAATCCAAAAGTTTTAGAAAAAAGTGAAGTAAAAATTGATTGGTGTGAACCCAAAATCGAAGAATTAAAAACCTTTTTAATTAAAgaacataattttaatgaagTTAGAGTAACAAACTATATTACCAGATTATTAAAAGCTCGAAAGGTAACAACCCAAAGACGTCTTGACACCTTTTTCACTACTTGCACAAAAAAAAGcacaaaattaattatagaAGAAAGCCAAAAAGAAGTATTAAAAACTAAAGGTAAAGGGAAAAAGagagaaataaataatgacaGCTCTACTAAACTTAATgcaaaaaagaagaaaaccAATGTAAAGGATGAgaagaaaaataatgaaaaagttGATGAACTGAAAAACAAATCCGATGAAAATTTAGTAAAAGATGAAGAAGATGATCAGGATGATTAcgatcaaaatatttttgacGAAAAAACAAACTCAGAATCaggtaatataaaaaatgaaaacgtAAAAGAAGATGTTTCTTCTAATGATATAACAATGGATATTCCAAAATGCACTAATGATATAGTATGTTAA
- a CDS encoding sporozoite invasion-associated protein 1, putative: MEGSPMFILLFLIGLLSISSSYNIQHNESGNILKHKYKNYRNKSNSISPNNLATNEEEVPFDFKENGFYGKYHHTNFIESSAFLANLMHDKEDSTYTNSESYTITGTVKGIIDGYPVSVALGAQYSNNFDYLHIVKLTVDNPQFKFSAKKGRYYIRTFGPSYMTPSSIKIIVPCNKCKYINSKYSDEIIIAPYENDPSTFIYEWELQSSSPIPMEHINTVHNDDAEWSHAHDLSNEIKIDGSGSSALLKTFFGIELYGLWGSEFSDRLLQILSRFPDCIKIDQYNTNTQNSQRKPQKWILFHGDLGAYDMDIETYDDTDDNVYSKIVRVSSRAFGYSKKVVKTSEKNGMFFSRRLEKVIIRAILANDYRLFTRYFEEKHGVMLLDPSLDRYLIEKVTGYSHEEYQPWHQNIEEIVELATSWDELPQGFQKVPGLKYLSRRKNGTTHPVYPTAPAVAFPGGPNVNGLLEFMESAFVNYKDISHLVIHEVGHFIYTNTLSDELKGKWISLGQWYSEPLSPSQWATKDETGFVSAYAHDKTPGEDFSESIASFVLNSRLLNSRSSSKYEWIKKNLFNGSFYVTTGTHKFEVINLGNDVFYYPGKVKKIHVEVLGSSSETKLVKIDINLISIEGKDVGCARSAYARFFSEQGTYRDVHFFAKQDDNNVTSDCTHHLYTEFSVNASESKGKWVAESISFTGQNNIERYTGLGSFLCYAYINNEDEDIEEPIPLLNSARIYSYDGKNGENSLLRLNILVLDDSMLSIHGGTYASFASSDNESYSFSKYTYMNYDSEYDVNKLNTDYFVNSIDTSGFREVNINSCSAYTKMDVSNLKCYQVVNPVPIPQYCIGSRYYFRQFSVEDEGRNQKILNVSTNNFFADLKSSTIRDNEGPIINNVNIKSRQANPHHDGETEVTLDFYIYDNLAGVDTAYVYLRDPHGGVHYFDIPRTLLPSGGEVKHVKHIIMLPKGSMAGTWILEKIKASDVCKNETIATYSYSVFVDNS; this comes from the coding sequence atgGAAGGCTCACCCATGTTTATACTGTTATTCCTAATAGGACTACTTAGCATTTCATCATCATATAACATACAACATAATGAATCTGGGAATATCCTTAAACACAAATATAAGAATTATAGGAACAAATCGAATTCCATTAGTCCGAATAATTTAGCTACAAATGAAGAAGAAGTTCCATTTGATTTTAAAGAGAATGGATTTTACGGTAAATATCATCATACGAATTTTATAGAATCATCAGCATTTTTAGCAAATTTGATGCATGATAAAGAAGATTCAACTTATACAAATAGTGAATCTTACACAATAACAGGAACAGTTAAAGGGATAATAGATGGATATCCTGTTTCAGTAGCGTTAGGAGCACAGTAttctaataattttgattatttgCATATAGTAAAATTAACTGTCGACAATCCACAATTTAAATTTAGTGCTAAAAAGGGAAGATATTACATACGTACGTTTGGTCCATCCTATATGACCCCAAGttctataaaaattattgtacCTTGTAATAagtgtaaatatataaactcCAAATATTCtgatgaaataataatagcacCTTATGAAAACGATCCAAGTacttttatatatgaatgGGAGTTACAATCATCTTCTCCTATTCCTATGGAACATATAAATACAGTCCACAATGATGATGCAGAATGGTCTCATGCTCATGAtttatcaaatgaaataaaaatagatgGGTCTGGTAGTTCAGCACtattaaaaacattttttggGATAGAATTATATGGTTTGTGGGGTTCTGAATTTTCAGATAGATTACTACAAATCTTATCTCGTTTCCCTGACTGTATTAAAATTGATCAGTATAATACCAATACTCAAAATTCCCAAAGGAAACCTCAAAAATGGATTTTATTCCATGGTGACTTAGGAGCTTATGATATGGATATAGAGACTTATGACGATACGGATGATAATGTTTATAGTAAAATAGTACGAGTATCAAGTAGGGCTTTTGGATATTCGAAAAAAGTAGTTAAAACATCTGAGAAAAATGGAATGTTTTTTTCACGAAGATTAGAAAAAGTAATTATAAGAGCTATTTTAGCTAATGATTATAGATTATTCACGAGATATTTTGAAGAAAAGCATGGAGTTATGTTATTAGATCCTAGTTTAGACAGATATTTAATAGAAAAGGTAACTGGATATTCACATGAAGAATATCAACCATGGCATCAAAATATTGAAGAAATTGTAGAATTAGCTACATCATGGGACGAATTACCACAAGGTTTTCAAAAAGTTCCTggtttaaaatatttatcaagAAGAAAAAATGGAACAACACATCCCGTATATCCCACAGCACCCGCAGTAGCCTTTCCAGGAGGTCCCAATGTAAATGGACTTCTTGAATTTATGGAATCAGCATTTGTAAATTATAAAGATATTTCTCATTTAGTAATACATGAAGTTGGTCATTTTATCTATACAAATACATTATCTGATGAATTGAAAGGAAAATGGATAAGCTTAGGTCAATGGTATAGTGAACCATTATCACCTAGTCAATGGGCAACTAAAGATGAAACAGGTTTCGTTTCCGCATATGCACATGACAAAACTCCAGGCGAAGATTTTTCAGAATCAATAGCTTCATTTGTATTGAATTCAAGATTATTAAATTCTAGAAGCAGTAGTAAATATGAAtggattaaaaaaaatctaTTTAACGGTAGTTTTTATGTAACCACTGGAACCCATAAATTTGAAGTAATCAATTTAGGTAATgatgtattttattatccaggaaaagttaaaaaaatacatgtaGAAGTATTAGGAAGTTCATCTGAAACTAAACTTGTAAAAAttgatattaatttaatttctATAGAAGGAAAAGATGTAGGTTGTGCTAGAAGTGCCTATGCTAGATTTTTTTCTGAGCAAGGAACATACAGAGATGTACACTTTTTTGCAAAACAAGATGACAATAACGTTACATCTGATTGTACCCATCACTTATATACAGAATTTTCTGTAAATGCATCTGAAAGTAAAGGAAAATGGGTCGCTGAATCTATATCATTCACAggacaaaataatatagaacGTTATACAGGATTAGGTTCCTTTCTGtgttatgcatatataaataatgaagacGAAGATATAGAAGAACCAATCCCATTATTAAATTCAGCACGTATATATTCATATGATGGtaaaaatggtgaaaattCTTTATTacgattaaatatattagttTTAGACGATTCGATGCTATCTATACACGGTGGAACATATGCAAGTTTTGCTTCTAGTGATAATGAAAGTTATTCATTTAGTAAATATACTTATATGAATTATGATTCGGAATATgatgttaataaattaaatactGATTATTTTGTGAACAGTATAGATACTAGTGGGTTTAGGGAAGTAAATATCAATTCATGTAGTGCATATACAAAAATGGATGTATCTAATTTAAAATGTTATCAGGTTGTCAACCCAGTCCCTATACCACAATATTGCATAGGTAGTAGATATTACTTTAGACAGTTTTCAGTAGAAGATGAAGGAAGAAatcaaaaaattttaaatgtttCTACAAATAATTTCTTCGCTGATTTAAAATCATCAACAATTAGGGACAATGAAGGAccaataataaataatgttaatataaaaagCAGGCAAGCTAATCCACATCATGACGGTGAAACAGAAGTGACATTagatttttatatatatgacaaTTTAGCAGGGGTGGATActgcatatgtatatttaagAGATCCACATGGAGGTGTCCATTATTTTGATATACCAAGAACTTTATTACCTAGTGGTGGTGAAGTTAAACATGTCAAGCATATAATTATGCTACCAAAAGGATCCATGGCAGGAACTTGGATACTTGAAAAAATTAAGGCATCCGATGTCTGTAAAAATGAGACAATAGCCACCTATAGTTACAGTGTTTTCGTGGACAATTCATAA
- a CDS encoding perforin-like protein 1, whose product MKMRNIKKSLPVLFILLCIYQQSFINSLRISVRNNKNHRDGNNENKFNKNVELGTMEKPINILCNDISCNPGNNISFVNQKKKEIDSDDDLYDMLDDDASTSAGDDEDEDDYDDYTDDKNTEIKDEEQNEHIDKTDQKKDKKGTFSIKKQEEEINENKNRTEKFFKKYKFNDADNEGGDDESETDDENLDNSTQNSHAENKNPESVIDKHMSVFPGLYFVGIGYDILFGNPLGETDSLSDPGYRAQIYLLNWEFSNHGIANDLHTLQPINAWIRKENACSRVESINECSSVSEYTKNLSVDVSVSGSYMGFGSFSASTGYKKFINEISKRTSKTYFIKSNCIKYTIGLPPYVPWEQTTAYMNAVDILPREFTGLDEDSECTPDVYEQKKMTKECRNVQLWIQFFKTYGTHIIVEAQLGGKITKIINVSNTSVNQMKKDGVSVKAQIQAQFGFASVGGSTSVSSDNSSKNDNSSYDMSEKLVVIGGNPIKDVTKEENLYEWSKTVSSNPMPIHIKLLPIYKSFDSEELKESYEKALLYYTRLYGSSPHGTIQKDENDIIKILTASTTITKIGAPPITAECPHNQVVLFGYVLKQNFWDNTSRLKGYDIEICESGLNSCTSKQGSTNKYDVSYLYIECGTQAMPFSDQVITSTNATYNTIKCPNDYTIIFGFGFSSSSGKGVSAMHSHITSCRPGMKSCSLNMGNSNDKNYMYLVCVDATIWSGINELTTVAKDDFHGAVNRSKQFNDGQLVLNCQENGTILTGFAGETHTSSPYVKSPFSKCLKNLKSCSVHGSGQSIGYTNYKSLFAIILCKNSE is encoded by the exons atgaaaatgcgaaatataaaaaagtcATTGcctgttttatttattttattatgtatatatcaaCAATCCTTTATAAATTCCCTGCGTATCTCAGTTCGCAATAACAAGAATCATAGAGATggaaataatgaaaataaatttaataaaaatgtggaATTAGGGACCATGGAAAAAcctattaatattttatgcaATGACATATCATGCAATCCtggaaataatatttcatttgttaatcaaaaaaaaaaggaaatagaTAGTGATGACGATTTATATGATATGCTTGACGATGATGCATCTACTTCTGCAG gtGATGATGAGGATGAAGATGATTATGATGATTATACagatgataaaaatactGAAATAAAAGATGAAGAACAAAATGAGCATATAGATAAAACTGATCAAa AGAAAGACAAGAAAGGAACATTTAGCATTAAAAAACAGGAagaagaaataaatgaaaataaaaatagaacagagaaattttttaaaaaatataaatttaatgatgCAGATAACGAAGGTGGTGATGATGAATCAGAAACAGATGATGAAAACCTTGACAACTCTACACAAAATAGCCATGCAGAAAATAAAAACCCAGAAAGTGTAATTGATAAACATATGTCTGTATTCCCTGGATTATATTTTGTAGGTATAGGATATGATATTCTCTTTGGAAATCCATTAGGAGAAACAGATTCATTATCTGACCCCGGATACAGGGCtcaaatttatttgttaaattgGGAATTTAGTAATCATGGAATTGCAAATGATTTGCATACACTACAACCGATAAATGCATGGATAAGGAAAGAAAATGCATGCAGCAGAGTTGAATCG ATAAACGAATGTTCTAGTGTCTCagaatatacaaaaaatttgTCGGTAGATGTGAGCGTATCTGGAAGTTATATGGGATTTGGATCTTTTTCAGCATCAActggatataaaaaatttattaatgaaaTTTCTAAAAGAACATCAAAAACGTATTTTATAAAGTCGAACTGCATAAAATACACAATTGGGTTACCACCTTATGTTCCttg GGAACAAACAACGGCCTATATGAATGCAGTAGATATTCTTCCAAGGGAATTCACCGGATTGGATGAAGATAGTGAGTGTACACCAGACgtatatgaacaaaaaaagaTGACTAAGGAATGCAGAAATGTGCAACTATGgattcaattttttaaaacgtATGGTACACATATAATCGTTGAGGCACAATTAG gtggtaaaataacaaaaatcaTAAATGTATCTAACACATCAGTGAACCAAATGAAAAAAGATGGAGTAAGTGTAAAAGCACAAATACAAGCCCAATTTGGGTTTGCAAGTGTAGGGGGATCTACATCTGTAAGTTCAGATAATTCATCAAAAAATGATAACAGTTCATATGACATGAGTGAAAAACTAGTTGTTATTGGAGGAAATCCAATTAAAGATGTAACAAAGGAAgaaaatttatatgaatGGTCAAAAACAGTTTCATCAAACCCAATGccaatacatataaaattattgcCAATTTATAAAAGTTTTGATTCTGAAGAATTAAAAGAATCATATGAAAAAGCACTTTTGTATTATACTAGATTGTATGGATCATCTCCTCATGGAACTATacaaaaagatgaaaatgatataattaaaata TTAACCGCGTCAACTACAATTACTAAAATCGGTGCACCCCCTATAACTGCAGAATGTCCACACAACCAAGTTGTTTTATTCGGGTAtgtattaaaacaaaatttttGGGATAATACATCAAGGCTAAAAGGATATGATATAGAAATATGTGAATCTGGTTTAAATAGCTGTACATCGAAACAAGGAAgcacaaataaatatgatgtgTCTTATCTTTATATTGAATGTGGAACACAAGCTATGCCATTTTCTGATCAAGTAATAACTTCCACTAATGCAACGTATAATACGATAAAATGTCCCAATGATTATACAATTATTTTCGGATTTGGATTTTCATCTTCATCGGGGAAAGGTGTTTCGGCTATGCACAGCCACATTACATCATGTAGACCAG GTATGAAAAGTTGTTCGCTAAATATGGGAAACTCAAACGACAAAAATTACATGTACCTTGTTTGTGTCGATGCAACAATATGGTCAGGTATAAATGAACTGACAACTGTAGCAAAAGATGATTTCCATGGTGCAGTTAATAGATCAAAACAATTTAATGACGGGCAATTAGTTTTAAATTGCCAAGAAAATGGCACGATATTGACTGGATTTGCAGGAGAAACACATACATCCAGCCCATACGTAAAATCACCATTTTCAAAATGTTTAAAGAATTTAAAATCATGCTCAGTACATGGTTCAGGCCAATCAATAggatatacaaattataaatcGTTATTTGCTATCATTCTTTGTAAAAATAGTGAATAA
- a CDS encoding tRNA N6-adenosine threonylcarbamoyltransferase, putative: protein MKLRASTCIVFFLLFFIPCLFNSYKIDSIKIKNLYFSDTLKGTVNKINKQFKNNYDDYDVCKYNKIPKILIDRDKIKKNNKESGYIVGIENTCDDTCVCIIDLQLRIIKNFIISHFKVVHKYGGVYPFFISSINSVFLKHYVNKILEGIDASKIKCFGFSVCPGISQNMDTARNYIGDFKKRHKHIKASSINHVYAHVLSPLFFSFYNDKNTFTNNYEYKNESTQKDDHTDHINMNLFDTIKKDKIQMDKINSLLKVLNNNDVTKTKLKMITADDFLNYGSYVLKKKKIDDNNIQLDETKNNINQIKENTNMEKIPLNYIQNGYICVLVSGGSTQVYRVQKDKQNDINVCKISQTVDISVGDIIDKVARLLNLPVGLGGGPFLERESEKYIKTLNDQKINEDISFDLFEPFPVPFAPNNKINFSFSGIFNHLSKIIKELKKEKNFENEKSKYAYYCQKYIFKHLLNQLNKIMYCSELHFNIKNLFIVGGVGCNKFLFESLKKLALNRNKIENQLKEYIKLKKRLKKKIKKIENNNFLTKKNPPTNNMINEIELSSSFAWNFYLKNLLKKKTSNDILLALKAFDFNSFTKLKEKGSFLLQDQFLTSSITQPWNVYRTPINLSRDNAAMICFNTLLNMHNKINIHEDISEIKIKSTIKTQLQNNFLLLSDIIVFDVFLDYFDHNVA from the exons ATGAAATTAAGAGCATCAACatgtattgttttttttttgttgttttttattCCATGTTTATTCAATTCATACAAAATAGatagtataaaaattaagaatttatattttagtGATACTTTAAAAGGAAcagtaaataaaattaacaaacaatttaaaaataactatGATGATTATGATGTTTGTAAATACAACAAAATTCCCAAAATATTAATAGATAgagataaaattaaaaaaaataataaagaatcaGGATATATTGTTGGAATAGAAAATACGTGTGATGATACATGTGTCTGTATAATCGATTTGCAACTTCGAATAATCAAAAACTTTATCATATCCCATTTTAAAGTAGTTCACAAATATGGAGGCGTATACCCCTTTTTTATTAGCTCCATTAATAGTGtgtttttaaaacattatgTGAACAAAATACTAGAAGGAATCG ATGcatcaaaaattaaatgcttCGGATTCAGCGTGTGTCCTGGTATATCTCAGAACATGGACACAGCTAGAAATTATATAGGAGATTTCAAAAAAAGacataaacatataaaaGCTAGCTCAATAAATCATGTATATGCCCATGTTTTGTCACCATTATTTTTCAGCTTTTATAACGACAAAAATACATTTACAAATAACTATGagtataaaaatgaaagcaCACAAAAAGATGACCACACAGatcatattaatatgaatCTTTTTGAtactataaaaaaagataaaatacaaatggataaaataaattcgcttttaaaagttttaaataataacgatgtaacaaaaacaaaattaaaaatgataactGCAGacgattttttaaattatggttcatatgttttaaaaaaaaaaaaaattgatgataataatattcaattagatgaaacaaaaaataacataaatcaaataaaagaaaatactaatatggaaaaaataccattaaattatatacaaaatggATATATTTGTGTTTTAGTCTCTGGTGGAAGTACACAAGTTTATAGAGTCCAAAAGGATAAACAAAATGATATTAATGTGTGCAAAATATCGCAAACAGTTGACATATCTGTTGGTGATATAATTGATAAAGTTGCTAGGCTTCTTAATCTTCCTGTTGGTTTAGGAGGAGGACCATTTCTTGAACGAGAATccgaaaaatatattaaaacattGAACGaccaaaaaattaatgaagaCATATCATTCGATCTTTTTGAGCCGTTTCCCGTCCCATTCGCTcctaataataaaattaatttttc ATTTTCAGGAATTTTTAACCACCttagtaaaataataaaagagctaaaaaaagaaaagaatttcgaaaacgaaaaaagtaaatatgcatattattgccaaaaatatatattcaaacaTTTGTTAAATCAgcttaataaaattatgtattgtTCAGAATtgcattttaatataaaaaatttattcataGTAGGAGGTGTTGGGTGtaataaatttttgtttgagagtttaaaaaaattggcattaaatagaaataaaatagaaaaccaattaaaagaatatattaaattaaaaaaacgattaaaaaaaaaaataaaaaaaattgaaaataataattttttaacaaaaaaaaatccaCCGACAAATAATATGATCAATGAAATTGAATTAAGTTCGTCTTTTGCTtggaatttttatttaaaaaatctattaaaaaaaaaaacatcaaatgatattttattagCTCTAAAAGCATTTGATTTTAATTCCTTTACAAAACTCAAAGAGAAAGGTTCCTTTTTATTACAGGATCAATTTCTCACGTCGTCAATAACAC AGCCGTGGAATGTGTATAGAACCCCCATAAATCTTAGCCGGGATAATGCAGCAATGATATGTTTTAACACATTGTTAAATATGCACAACAAAAT aAACATACACGAAGATATTTCTGAGATTAAAATTAAGTCGACTATAAAAACCCAGCTTCAAAACAATTTCCTTCTTTTATCCGATATAATTGTTTTTGATGTATTTTTAGATTATTTTGATCATAATGTAGCATAA